In the genome of Carnobacterium pleistocenium FTR1, one region contains:
- a CDS encoding GNAT family N-acetyltransferase yields the protein MIKLKPVTTLEDVQLVVQLAKEIWTEHYTSIIGAQQVHYMLTNLQSEEAILNDLKQGKIYNLIESNQLLTGYIGYELMHDELFLSKLYLKEDERGKGTGYFLINQLKAIAQKDKKRAIVLTVNKNNHASIAAYKKFGFILLKEQLVDIGDGYVMDDYVFRYPLST from the coding sequence ATGATCAAACTTAAACCCGTTACAACATTAGAAGATGTTCAACTAGTCGTCCAATTAGCAAAAGAAATATGGACTGAGCATTATACTTCTATTATCGGAGCCCAACAAGTTCATTATATGCTCACCAACTTACAGTCTGAAGAAGCTATTTTAAATGACTTGAAGCAAGGGAAAATATACAATTTAATCGAATCAAATCAGCTACTTACTGGGTATATTGGGTATGAATTAATGCATGATGAACTCTTTCTCAGTAAGTTATATTTAAAAGAAGATGAACGCGGCAAAGGTACTGGATATTTTCTTATCAATCAATTAAAAGCTATCGCTCAAAAAGATAAAAAACGCGCTATTGTTTTAACCGTCAATAAAAATAATCACGCTAGTATCGCTGCTTATAAAAAATTCGGCTTTATTTTACTAAAGGAACAATTAGTTGATATCGGAGACGGTTATGTTATGGATGATTATGTTTTCCGTTATCCCCTTTCTACCTAA